A window of Halobellus sp. LT62 contains these coding sequences:
- a CDS encoding MBL fold metallo-hydrolase, which translates to MEVTLLGTGSPVPLPNRAGSSVLIEIGGNRLLFDCGPGSMHRMVENGITPGSIDALFFTHHHIDHNADFYYFVITNWTRGEDELSIFGPQPTTDTLLSSMYEIYEEDIEYRTSARSDPEMIENIPTHEVKDEATFSATEWTVEAFAVEHSIETYGFMITEESTGSTTVISGDTKKTDSVIQAANNADLLIQDCSIAPPSGDPQRPEDEFVWDNYITGISTNKKDRIAEVHCTAEQCGEIATQSDVDTLVLTHLLPYRDKNSTKEIIQTAYDGNIIIGEDGMVFSV; encoded by the coding sequence ATGGAAGTTACTCTACTTGGCACAGGCTCGCCCGTCCCACTACCTAATCGAGCAGGATCTAGTGTCCTCATTGAAATTGGGGGAAATAGACTGTTATTTGATTGTGGCCCTGGGTCAATGCACCGGATGGTGGAGAACGGGATTACACCGGGTTCAATTGATGCATTGTTCTTTACTCACCATCATATCGACCACAATGCAGACTTCTACTATTTTGTGATCACAAACTGGACACGTGGGGAGGACGAACTCAGTATATTTGGTCCGCAACCTACCACGGACACCCTTTTATCGAGTATGTATGAGATTTATGAAGAGGACATTGAGTACCGAACTTCGGCACGGTCAGATCCAGAGATGATTGAGAATATTCCGACACACGAAGTCAAAGATGAAGCTACCTTTTCTGCAACAGAGTGGACTGTTGAGGCCTTTGCAGTTGAACATTCAATTGAGACATACGGATTTATGATTACAGAGGAATCCACAGGGTCTACGACAGTAATTTCTGGGGATACAAAGAAAACAGATAGTGTCATACAGGCTGCAAATAATGCCGATCTATTGATTCAGGACTGCAGTATTGCTCCGCCCAGTGGCGATCCCCAGCGTCCGGAGGATGAATTTGTTTGGGATAACTATATTACTGGAATTTCAACAAACAAAAAAGATAGAATTGCAGAAGTTCATTGCACTGCAGAGCAATGTGGCGAGATTGCTACACAATCTGACGTGGATACTCTAGTATTAACCCACTTATTACCTTACCGAGATAAAAATTCGACCAAGGAAATTATACAGACGGCTTATGATGGAAATATCATCATTGGTGAAGACGGGAT
- a CDS encoding class I adenylate-forming enzyme family protein — protein MINSMSADTVPLTELSRIAAASDPNREAFADGKDGRCVTWSEFDTESNQAANAFSNYVGQGDRIAFICDASVNHVTLWNGGIKAGCVVSNLHVKSSPKTMRNCIDRLHPSVIVLDEQYSEFFKEEIYDDITTGVDAVITTGEPQTSYEIEMSPFLRQRSDQPPDVQIGEDEISSVLWTSGTTGKPKGWCLTHRSAVMRGMKLVSALNISRTTRRIQTLSPSFAAWFTGTMPAMLTGSATCFLQDWDPKKYLNLIEEKEQTMATLVPSMWREVLNIASFDEYDLGSLERITAAGERLDATTLERLESEVCGLVYNAFAATEVMATSLSNKEMDDERVESVGKPAISTEVRIIEQDGNPTDIMPPNETGEIIVKAPDSVAWAWGDTEKTQEAFVDGWWYSGDLGYQDEDGYIYLEGRSDFMILSKGIKVYPAPIEEVLNSHPKVAQSAVVGVEDDEYGEKVTAVVHRADANLTAGELDDWCLKSDNLARFERPREYNFVDKSLPRTATNKLDRAGVKNSLD, from the coding sequence ATGATTAACTCGATGTCAGCCGATACAGTGCCACTTACCGAGCTGTCAAGAATAGCAGCGGCGAGTGATCCGAATCGCGAAGCGTTTGCTGATGGTAAAGATGGCCGTTGTGTAACGTGGAGTGAGTTCGATACTGAAAGTAACCAAGCAGCGAACGCATTTAGCAACTATGTGGGGCAAGGCGACCGAATCGCATTCATTTGTGACGCATCAGTGAACCACGTCACACTCTGGAATGGTGGAATCAAAGCCGGCTGTGTCGTCTCAAATCTTCACGTGAAGTCTTCACCGAAGACGATGCGGAACTGTATTGATCGTCTCCATCCGAGCGTAATCGTCCTAGATGAGCAATACTCAGAATTTTTTAAAGAGGAAATCTACGATGATATCACGACAGGTGTGGATGCAGTCATAACGACGGGTGAGCCTCAAACCTCGTATGAGATCGAAATGTCCCCATTTCTTCGACAGCGGTCTGACCAGCCACCCGATGTCCAGATTGGGGAAGATGAGATCTCAAGTGTGTTATGGACCTCAGGGACAACTGGAAAGCCAAAGGGGTGGTGTCTCACACATCGGAGCGCCGTGATGCGTGGGATGAAATTGGTGAGCGCACTCAATATCAGTCGAACAACGCGACGCATACAAACACTGTCACCATCATTTGCTGCGTGGTTTACAGGGACGATGCCCGCTATGTTAACAGGATCAGCAACCTGTTTTCTGCAGGATTGGGATCCAAAGAAGTATCTCAATCTCATTGAGGAAAAAGAACAAACAATGGCAACGTTAGTACCCTCAATGTGGCGAGAAGTTCTAAACATCGCATCGTTTGACGAGTATGACTTAGGATCACTTGAACGAATTACAGCGGCTGGTGAACGCTTAGACGCAACAACGCTTGAACGCCTCGAATCTGAAGTATGTGGTCTCGTGTATAATGCGTTCGCTGCGACTGAGGTGATGGCAACATCACTCTCAAACAAAGAGATGGATGATGAACGAGTTGAGAGTGTGGGAAAACCGGCAATCTCAACAGAAGTTCGTATCATCGAGCAAGACGGCAACCCTACTGATATAATGCCACCAAATGAGACAGGAGAAATCATCGTCAAAGCTCCGGATAGCGTCGCGTGGGCTTGGGGAGATACCGAAAAGACCCAAGAAGCATTCGTAGACGGCTGGTGGTACTCAGGGGATCTCGGGTATCAAGATGAGGATGGTTACATCTACTTAGAGGGTCGTTCAGACTTTATGATTCTCTCGAAGGGTATCAAGGTCTATCCAGCCCCCATCGAGGAGGTGCTTAATTCTCATCCAAAGGTGGCTCAATCTGCAGTCGTCGGTGTAGAAGACGACGAATATGGGGAAAAAGTGACCGCCGTAGTTCATCGTGCTGATGCTAACCTCACAGCTGGCGAGCTGGACGATTGGTGTCTAAAGAGTGACAATCTGGCCCGTTTCGAGCGCCCACGGGAGTACAACTTTGTAGACAAATCGCTTCCGCGTACCGCCACTAACAAGCTTGATAGAGCTGGGGTCAAGAACTCACTGGATTAA
- a CDS encoding amidohydrolase family protein, translating into MKLGRFIIETHCHGQRHAARIQNDGDDSSYGTLPDKMKMAVPADDADGDEDVIVYDNSDRVLRDMETYGVDMCVLLPSFGMTNEINQQIMEENPGKFIAAAAPVQTKKKALRGEEEWSWEAAAAELDEWLSKDGFRMSGEGIRGDPTRDEPVEWSQRKKDMRHVFDVAAKHEVPVRWHTGYVSGYGGAHGLFNLFPDWSDPTLASQMKAEYPEVPIIFDHGGMQAGWQEQHVEKCCQVAASFDDVYLEIGLYWPELMKKPLNDPNISIEQILWGTDWGASMVEHSQPNEDPPYYWEQINDRGLPAHQSDYWGPSLRQLQKFAIQEDLPQEELNLILGGNAVRLFDIEVEDDRMFRQYVDV; encoded by the coding sequence ATGAAGCTTGGACGATTCATCATTGAGACGCATTGTCACGGCCAGCGACACGCCGCCCGAATTCAGAATGATGGGGATGACTCCTCATATGGGACGCTGCCAGACAAAATGAAAATGGCTGTACCGGCTGATGACGCTGATGGTGATGAGGATGTCATTGTCTACGACAATTCTGATCGCGTCTTACGCGATATGGAGACCTATGGTGTGGATATGTGTGTTCTTCTTCCCAGTTTCGGAATGACGAACGAAATTAATCAACAAATTATGGAGGAGAACCCCGGGAAATTCATTGCAGCAGCTGCCCCCGTACAAACAAAAAAGAAAGCGTTGCGCGGTGAAGAGGAGTGGTCTTGGGAGGCTGCTGCAGCAGAACTCGATGAGTGGCTCTCAAAGGATGGTTTTCGTATGTCCGGCGAGGGTATTCGTGGTGATCCAACGCGAGATGAACCAGTTGAGTGGTCGCAACGGAAGAAGGATATGCGTCACGTCTTTGATGTAGCTGCGAAGCACGAGGTACCGGTTCGATGGCATACTGGATATGTCTCCGGCTACGGCGGTGCTCACGGGTTGTTCAATCTCTTCCCAGACTGGAGCGATCCAACGCTTGCTAGTCAGATGAAAGCGGAATATCCCGAGGTGCCGATCATTTTTGACCACGGAGGGATGCAGGCTGGGTGGCAGGAGCAACACGTCGAAAAGTGCTGTCAGGTCGCTGCTTCGTTCGATGATGTCTATCTTGAAATTGGGCTCTACTGGCCTGAACTAATGAAAAAACCGCTGAACGACCCGAATATCAGCATCGAGCAAATCTTGTGGGGTACTGACTGGGGAGCGTCGATGGTCGAACACAGCCAGCCAAACGAAGATCCACCGTACTACTGGGAGCAAATCAACGACCGCGGCCTTCCTGCTCACCAATCGGATTATTGGGGACCGAGTCTAAGACAGCTCCAAAAGTTCGCGATACAGGAGGACTTGCCTCAAGAGGAACTCAATCTCATTCTGGGTGGGAATGCCGTTCGTCTCTTCGACATCGAAGTTGAAGATGATCGAATGTTCCGACAGTACGTCGATGTTTAA
- a CDS encoding IclR family transcriptional regulator: protein MKNNPQSRSIKSAERTFDILEIVHQHDGATLTEISQEIDLARSTLHDYLKTHVNAGYLVKEGKQYYVSLRLLELGQQAKITRTAWEQVKPVLREIGNETGEHVWFVVEEHGKGVYVDNYAGEHVISLFNTPGVRHHLHCTAAGKSILAHLPEQRVADILESYGLPEFTDQTITNESALRDQLAEIRETGVAFADGEWNEGLRAVACPVIRDDELIGAITLGAPSKRLSGSYYRDEIPSIVSGAVNRLELSFTKR from the coding sequence ATGAAAAACAACCCACAATCGCGGTCAATCAAGTCCGCCGAAAGAACTTTCGATATTCTCGAAATCGTTCATCAGCACGATGGGGCCACATTAACAGAAATCTCTCAAGAGATAGATCTTGCACGAAGTACCCTTCACGATTACCTCAAAACCCACGTGAACGCAGGGTACCTAGTAAAGGAGGGAAAACAGTACTACGTTTCGCTGCGGCTATTAGAATTGGGCCAGCAGGCGAAAATCACCCGGACAGCGTGGGAACAAGTCAAACCAGTGCTCCGAGAGATCGGAAATGAAACGGGGGAACACGTTTGGTTTGTGGTTGAAGAGCACGGAAAGGGCGTCTATGTCGACAATTATGCCGGAGAGCACGTTATTTCACTGTTCAACACGCCCGGGGTTCGTCATCACCTCCACTGTACCGCTGCCGGGAAATCGATTCTCGCGCATCTTCCTGAACAACGAGTGGCAGATATCCTCGAAAGCTATGGTCTCCCGGAATTCACCGATCAAACGATCACCAATGAATCAGCCCTGCGTGACCAACTTGCAGAGATTCGCGAGACCGGTGTGGCCTTTGCAGACGGCGAATGGAATGAAGGACTGAGAGCTGTTGCGTGCCCTGTTATCCGTGATGATGAGCTTATCGGAGCCATCACACTCGGTGCCCCCTCAAAACGTCTAAGCGGCAGTTACTACCGAGACGAGATCCCCAGCATCGTTTCTGGGGCAGTAAATCGCCTTGAGCTCTCATTTACCAAGAGGTAG
- a CDS encoding amidohydrolase family protein, which translates to MKPGRFVVDTHVHGQRHAVRLEQSATDAGYESISHVMRTATPADEATEDDDVIVYPNTNRIIHDMDSYGVDRCVLLPGFGMTNEIHQQMVQEYPERFSAMASPVQTDKAAARGEEEWTIERACEELDEVLQEEEFIGIGESAPTDPTRNERIEWSERRDELRQAFEVADAHDVPISWHSGTVSGYSDGKSSLDVYPDWEDPSLVSELAAEYDDVDIIVNHGGMQGTWHEDTVDAACKVAARHDNVYLEIGLYWADLIQKPFNDPSIDISQLLWGTDWGASMVAHSQPTKDPPMYWDQIQSRGLPAHQPDYWGTSIRQLKKFVWDEELPQDEFNLILGGNACRLLDIEPPETRLFPEYL; encoded by the coding sequence ATGAAACCCGGCCGATTCGTCGTCGACACCCACGTACACGGACAGCGACACGCTGTTCGGCTCGAGCAATCGGCGACCGACGCCGGCTACGAAAGTATTTCTCACGTAATGCGGACTGCGACCCCCGCCGACGAGGCCACCGAGGACGATGATGTGATCGTGTATCCAAACACCAATCGCATCATCCATGATATGGACTCTTATGGAGTGGACCGGTGTGTGCTTCTCCCTGGGTTTGGTATGACCAACGAAATCCACCAACAAATGGTCCAAGAATACCCAGAGCGGTTCAGTGCTATGGCCTCGCCTGTGCAGACAGACAAGGCCGCCGCCCGTGGTGAAGAAGAATGGACAATCGAACGGGCTTGCGAGGAACTCGACGAGGTACTTCAGGAAGAGGAATTTATCGGAATTGGAGAATCTGCCCCAACTGATCCGACTCGAAACGAGCGGATAGAGTGGAGCGAACGACGCGACGAACTCAGACAGGCCTTCGAGGTCGCTGATGCCCACGATGTGCCGATCAGTTGGCATTCGGGCACTGTATCCGGGTATTCAGATGGGAAGTCCTCCCTGGACGTCTATCCTGATTGGGAGGATCCTTCGCTCGTCTCAGAGCTTGCAGCAGAGTATGATGACGTGGATATCATCGTGAATCACGGGGGAATGCAAGGAACTTGGCACGAAGACACCGTTGACGCTGCGTGCAAGGTCGCAGCCCGCCACGACAACGTCTATCTCGAGATTGGTCTGTACTGGGCAGATCTCATCCAGAAACCGTTCAATGATCCGAGCATCGATATCAGTCAACTCCTATGGGGGACCGACTGGGGTGCGTCAATGGTGGCGCACTCCCAACCAACAAAGGACCCGCCAATGTACTGGGATCAGATCCAGAGTCGGGGGCTCCCTGCGCATCAGCCTGACTACTGGGGAACATCAATCCGGCAACTCAAAAAATTCGTCTGGGATGAAGAGCTCCCCCAAGATGAATTCAATCTCATTCTTGGCGGCAATGCGTGTCGATTACTCGATATCGAACCGCCCGAAACTCGATTGTTCCCAGAATATCTCTAA
- a CDS encoding amidohydrolase family protein: MRGKPGRFVIDTHVHGQRHAVNFEANTGEANYGSLAGEMRTAVPADEADETDEAIVYKNTDRLTYDMDAYGVDRCLLLPGFGMSNRLNREMVEDHPDRFKAMAAPVKTMKNAIRGEEEYSYDAACEELDELLSQDAFVGIGEGLPCDPTVTEHVPWDRRRDQIRKVFDVAAKHDVPVSWHAGRATGYSGSGSTEGGSFPQYYPDWKDLSLVSELAAEYPDVSIMLNHGGMQGGWREDTVDTVCKVAARHDNVHFEIGLYWADLLKKPMDDPSIDLSQLLWGTDWGASIVAHSQPTKDPPIYWDQISERGLPAHQPDYWGTSLRQIEKYTWDEELPQDELNQILGGNACDLFGFEPPESRMFPEYL, encoded by the coding sequence ATGCGTGGTAAACCAGGGCGGTTTGTTATCGATACACACGTGCACGGTCAACGACACGCGGTAAACTTCGAGGCAAATACTGGGGAGGCAAATTACGGATCCCTCGCTGGTGAGATGCGAACAGCTGTCCCCGCTGACGAGGCCGATGAAACGGATGAAGCGATTGTATACAAAAACACGGACCGTCTCACGTATGATATGGATGCGTACGGGGTAGATCGATGTCTGTTACTTCCTGGATTTGGGATGTCGAACAGACTGAACCGAGAGATGGTCGAAGATCACCCAGATCGCTTCAAGGCGATGGCAGCACCTGTCAAGACGATGAAAAACGCCATTCGGGGTGAAGAAGAATACTCCTATGACGCTGCATGTGAGGAACTCGATGAACTCCTTTCACAGGACGCCTTCGTCGGAATCGGTGAAGGGCTGCCGTGTGACCCAACGGTCACTGAACACGTCCCGTGGGACCGACGGCGAGATCAGATCAGGAAAGTGTTCGACGTCGCAGCAAAGCACGACGTCCCGGTGAGTTGGCACGCTGGGCGGGCAACGGGCTACTCAGGGAGTGGTTCAACAGAAGGTGGGAGCTTCCCTCAGTACTACCCAGATTGGAAGGACCTCTCATTGGTCTCAGAACTCGCTGCCGAGTACCCCGATGTTTCCATTATGCTCAACCACGGCGGAATGCAGGGAGGGTGGCGGGAAGATACAGTCGATACCGTCTGCAAAGTTGCGGCCCGCCACGACAATGTACACTTCGAGATCGGTCTGTACTGGGCTGATCTCCTCAAGAAGCCGATGGATGATCCCAGCATCGATCTCAGCCAACTACTGTGGGGAACCGACTGGGGAGCATCGATCGTCGCGCACTCACAGCCAACAAAAGATCCCCCAATATACTGGGATCAAATCAGCGAACGTGGGCTTCCAGCGCATCAACCAGATTATTGGGGTACCTCGCTCAGACAGATCGAGAAGTACACTTGGGATGAAGAATTGCCACAGGACGAACTCAATCAGATTCTCGGTGGGAATGCGTGTGATCTCTTCGGATTCGAGCCGCCAGAATCCCGTATGTTCCCGGAATACCTCTAA